One genomic region from Cucumis melo cultivar AY chromosome 9, USDA_Cmelo_AY_1.0, whole genome shotgun sequence encodes:
- the LOC103482688 gene encoding uncharacterized protein LOC103482688 gives MGFFFFLFILTISSLTSSMASHNLQSPHLLDLYIRDYTLKSLDNTVKTGTLHSVPLPENFSGIDVDTARFRCGSLRRYGASVKEFHVGVGVSLNPCAERIVIIRQNLGSNWSSIYFNNYRLTGYQLVSSILGILAYNSGNNSSSSSPVPFEVGISAGEKPITIDFRNSTRMGNDTRMRPICASFERDGRVTLAKEISPLICSVLRQGHFGLVVEEPEPVELRKKERPWKVAIGSAIGAAIGAFLLGLLLVAMFVRVKKRTRMEELEIRAYEEEALQVSMVGHVRAPTAPGTRTMPSIEHEYLPPSRRR, from the coding sequence AtgggtttcttcttcttccttttcattCTCACCATTTCTTCATTGACCTCATCCATGGCGTCCCACAATCTCCAATCGCCGCATCTCCTCGATCTTTACATCAGAGATTACACGTTGAAATCCCTTGACAACACAGTCAAAACAGGGACACTTCACAGTGTTCCGTTACCGGAGAATTTCTCCGGCATTGATGTTGACACGGCGAGGTTCCGATGCGGAAGTTTACGGAGGTATGGTGCATCGGTGAAAGAATTTCATGTGGGTGTTGGTGTTTCTCTGAACCCATGTGCTGAGAGAATCGTAATCATCCGGCAAAATTTGGGATCTAATTGGTCTTCGATTTACTTTAACAACTACCGTTTAACTGGGTATCAATTAGTTTCTTCAATCTTGGGGATTTTGGCTTACAACTCTGGAAATAATAGTTCGAGCTCCTCCCCTGTTCCATTTGAGGTCGGAATTTCCGCCGGAGAAAAACCCATTACTATAGATTTCAGAAACTCGACGAGAATGGGGAATGACACGAGAATGAGGCCGATTTGTGCGAGTTTCGAGAGGGATGGGAGAGTTACATTGGCGAAGGAGATTTCGCCGTTGATTTGCTCTGTTTTGAGACAGGGGCATTTTGGGTTAGTGGTGGAGGAGCCAGAGCCGGTGGAGTTGAGAAAGAAGGAACGGCCGTGGAAGGTGGCTATCGGAAGCGCGATAGGGGCGGCGATCGGAGCGTTTCTTTTGGGGTTGTTGTTGGTGGCGATGTTTGTGAGAGTGAAGAAGAGGACGAGAATGGAGGAGCTGGAAATTAGGGCTTATGAAGAGGAAGCTTTGCAAGTTTCGATGGTCGGACATGTGAGAGCTCCGACGGCGCCGGGGACGAGGACTATGCCGTCGATTGAACATGAGTATTTGCCGCCGTCTCGTCGACGGTGA